In the Vitis vinifera cultivar Pinot Noir 40024 chromosome 2, ASM3070453v1 genome, one interval contains:
- the LOC109124006 gene encoding uncharacterized protein LOC109124006 codes for MKPQSPPRQVCCFWYSSKRSGHRKKSKRSPEVSVSNMEDVNLFSVEEQEQMLKAAMQEEERITKEAQRVVTWVKQESARMDVSAVKAVINDG; via the coding sequence ATGAAGCCTCAGTCTCCACCAAGACAAGTGTGCTGTTTCTGGTACTCTTCCAAGAGAAGCGGGCACAGAAAAAAGAGCAAGAGGAGTCCTGAGGTTTCGGTATCAAACATGGAGGATGTGAACTTGTTTTCGGTTGAAGAACAAGAGCAGATGCTGAAGGCAGCGATGCAGGAGGAGGAGAGGATTACTAAGGAGGCTCAGAGGGTTGTGACCTGGGTCAAGCAAGAATCAGCTAGAATGGATGTTTCTGCAGTCAAAGCGGTTATAAATGATGGTTGA
- the LOC100251001 gene encoding uncharacterized protein LOC100251001, with translation MAHFSFLSDTDDSAVEEIISQANDLLILEQVAAINCSAFSDSVLPTELETRFSKLKSFPSSKNSGLRTELRTRSAKGGTGSECDDEAAVFPPSKQNPCGRLKGGFGFSPGEGDPDGKSVVFSPSKKNGGADENAMFSPGKENPEGNFSGSKRNVIFSPSKQYPDENFTGSKKNMMFSPSKQTPTEKKSGLRNPNSGSLSSPSSDSSDFSMDSRPPPQKTGCFLCSLKSPSKKKSKKNQSWSKKDELVSDLSIFTEKSQRKILKKAMKEEEKINREAEKIVKWAKQASARMNISDIEDGLSDDDKFK, from the coding sequence ATGGcgcatttttcttttctctctgaCACTGACGACTCGGCCGTGGAAGAGATCATCTCCCAAGCCAATGATCTCTTAATTCTCGAACAAGTTGCTGCCATCAACTGCTCTGCCTTCTCTGATTCCGTTCTCCCCACTGAGCTAGAGACCCGCTTCAGCAAACTTAAATCCTTCCCATCCTCCAAAAATTCCGGTTTGAGGACTGAGCTGAGGACCCGCTCGGCCAAGGGTGGAACTGGGTCGGAGTGTGATGATGAAGCCGCAGTTTTCCCGCCTTCCAAACAGAACCCATGTGGCAGACTGAAGGGAGGTTTCGGGTTTTCGCCTGGGGAAGGGGATCCAGATGGGAAAAGTGTGGTTTTCTCGCCTTCCAAAAAAAATGGGGGAGCCGACGAAAATGCCATGTTCTCGCCTGGGAAGGAAAACCCAGAGGGGAACTTTTCTGGGTCGAAGAGAAATGTGATTTTTTCGCCTTCCAAACAATACCCAGATGAGAATTTCACAGGgtcaaagaaaaatatgatgttcTCGCCATCCAAACAGACTCCAACTGAGAAAAAGAGCGGTCTGAGAAACCCAAATTCAGGCTCTCTCTCTTCCCCCTCTTCTGATTCCTCCGACTTCTCTATGGATTCTCGACCGCCCCCTCAGAAAACTGGTTGCTTCTTGTGCTCCCTTAAAAGCCCTTCCAAGAAGAAGAGCAAGAAAAATCAGAGCTGGAGCAAAAAGGATGAACTTGTATCAGATTTGAGCATTTTCACAGAGAAATCACAGAGGAAAATTCTGAAGAAGGCCatgaaagaggaagagaaaatCAACAGAGAAGCTGAGAAAATTGTGAAGTGGGCCAAGCAGGCTTCAGCAAGAATGAATATTTCAGACATTGAAGATGGGCTGAGTGATGATGACAAGTTCAAATGA